Genomic DNA from Sphingomonas lacunae:
GACCTTCATCAACGCCGTCACCAATGCGCAGGCCAAGGTCGGTGCTTACGCCTTCACCACCACCCGCCCCCAGCTTGGCGTCGTGCGGCACAAGGGCAATGAATTTGTCATCGCCGACATCCCCGGCCTGATCGAGGGCGCAGCCGAAGGCGCGGGCATCGGTGACCGCTTCCTCGGCCATATCGAGCGCTGCCGTGTCCTCCTTCATCTCGTCGACGCCAATGACGAGGATGTCGCGACAAGCTATCGCATCGTCCGCGACGAGCTCGAAGCCTATGGCGGCGGCCTCACCGACAAGCCGGTGATCGTCGCGCTCAACAAGATTGACACGCTCGACGACGAGCTCATCGCCGCCCTCTCCGCCGAATTGGAAGAGGAATGCGGCCAGGAAGTGATTCCCATCAGCGGCGCCAGCGGCACCGGCATCGACTGGGTGCTCGACCAGCTGCTCGAAGCCATCGGCCCGACCAAGGGCAAGGTCAGCGACGACGATGAGGGCGAAGACGCGATCGAATGGTCGCCGGTGTAAAGTAATGAAGCTGAATTTTCGCTCCACAACCTCCGGCGCGTGGGTAGCCGATGTGGGCGAGATTCAGTGCTTCAATTATCATCCTGAAGGCCCAGACCAAACCGCTCTAGCATTGGCGGACGACCTTACGGACGGGATGGACACCAGTTTAAGGCGCGCTCGCGACTATCTTGATCTGTTCGTGGATCGCGGCAAGGCGTGCGGTGATCCACAGGAAGACTGGCAGCTCATCGAGATGGAACTGGGCACACAACATGCCAACGGCCGACCCTTCGTGCGGCTCTGTTTCGATCTTCATGGTGATGACGGCGGATACTGGTCGGTTTATTTTCGGCAGGCTCAGAACGAGATACGCCCATATCAGTTCGACAGAACACAAGGCTGACGCCCAACGCGCTAGTCAGCAAGGCAAACCCTTCCCCTGCCCGCTCCCCCGCGCTAAGCGCGTCGCATCATGTCCACCCTCTTTCCGCCTGCTGTCTGTCCGCGCCTGATCGTCAAGATCGGCTCGGCGCTGCTTGTCGATCCCGATGGCAGCGTGCGGCGCGAGTGGCTGGCGGGCATCGCCGCCGACATTGCCGCGCGCGCGCGCGAGGGGCAGCAGGTGGCGGTCGTCTCCTCGGGTGCGATTGCGCTCGGCGCCCGTCGCCTCGGCCTTGCCAAGGGGGGACGCGCCAGCCTTGAGGACGCACAGGCTGCCGCCGCGACAGGGCAAATCGCGCTCAGCCAGGTGTGGGCCGAAGTGCTCGGCGCAGAAGGCCTCACCGCCGCGCAGATGCTCGTCACGCTTGATGATCTTGAGCATCGCCGCCGCTACCTCAACGCCAGCGCCACGCTCGACCGGCTGCTGACGCTGG
This window encodes:
- the obgE gene encoding GTPase ObgE, yielding MHFLDQAKIFIRSGMGGVGAVSFRREKYVEYGGPDGGNGGKGGDIIFEAVPGLNTLIDFRYTQHFRAQRGHGGAGQDRTGAGGDDLVIKVPVGTQVLADDEERTLLLDLTEVGQRVVFLRGGDGGRGNASYKTSTNRAPRQHGTGWPGEEMYVWLRLKLLADAGLVGLPNAGKSTFINAVTNAQAKVGAYAFTTTRPQLGVVRHKGNEFVIADIPGLIEGAAEGAGIGDRFLGHIERCRVLLHLVDANDEDVATSYRIVRDELEAYGGGLTDKPVIVALNKIDTLDDELIAALSAELEEECGQEVIPISGASGTGIDWVLDQLLEAIGPTKGKVSDDDEGEDAIEWSPV